The nucleotide sequence GCGGGAACCGGTGCCGCACACCCCGGTCTGGTTCATGCGGCAGGCCGGCCGGTCGCTGCCCGAGTACCTGAAGGTGCGTGAGGGGATTCCGATGCTGGAGTCCTGCACGCGGCCCGAGCTGGTCACCGAGATCACGCTGCAGCCCGTACGGCGCCACAAGGTCGACGCGGCCGTCTACTACAGCGACATCGTGGTGCCCCTCAAGGCCATCGGCCTCGACCTCGACATCAAGCCCGGCGTCGGTCCCGTCGTCGCCGACCCGATCCGCAGCCGCGCCGACCTGGACCGGCTGCGTGACCTCACCCCGGACGACGTCAGTTACGTCACCGAAGCCATCGGGATGCTCACCGCCGAGCTGGGGGAGACCCCGCTCATCGGCTTCGCGGGTGCGCCGTTCACGCTCGCCAGCTATCTGATCGAGGGCGGCCCCTCGCGGACGTACGAGCGCACCAAGGCCATGATGTACGGCGACCCCGAGCTGTGGGCCGATCTCGTGGACCGGCTCGCCGACATCACGGGCGCCTTCCTGAAGGTGCAGGTCGAGGCCGGCGCGAGCGCCGTCCAGCTCTTCGACTCGTGGGCCGGCGCCCTCGCCCCCGCCGACTACGAGCGCCATGTGATGCCCGCCTCGGCGAAGGTCTTCGACACGATCGCCCCGTACGGCGTTCCGCGCATCCACTTCGGCGTCGGCACGGGCGAACTGCTCAAGCTGATGGGCGACGCGGGCGCCGACGTCGTCGGTGTCGACTGGCGGGTGAGCCTGGACGAGGCCGCCCGCAGGGTCGGGCCCGGCAAGGCGCTCCAGGGCAACCTCGACCCGACCGTGCTCTACGCCCCCACCGAGGTGGTGGAGGAGAAGACCCGCGAGGTGCTCGAAGCGGCGGCCGGGCTCGAAGGCCATGTCTTCAACCTCGGCCACGGCGTGCTGCCCACGATGGACCCGGACGCGCTGACCCGGCTCACCGAATACGTCCACACGCGCACCGCGCACTGACGGGACGTCACATACCCGCCTCGCGCACCTTGGTCACCGCCTTGCGCGCCGCCACCAGCACCGGGTCCCAGACCGGGGAGAACGGCGGCGCGTAGCCGAGGTCCAGTGTCGTCATCCGCTCCACGGTCATCCCGGCGGTCAGCGCGACCGCCGCGATGTCCACCCGCTTCGCCGCGCCCTCGTGGCCGACGATCTGGGTGCCGAGCAGCCGGCCGGTGCGGTGTTCGGCGAGCATCTTCACCGTCATCAGCGTCGCGCCCGGGTAGTAGCCGGCGCTGTGGGTGGACTCCACGGTCGCCGTCACGAACCGCAGCCCCACCGCGCGGGCGTCCTTCTCGCGCAGCCCGGTGCGGGCGATCTCCAGGTCGCACACCTTGCTGACGGCCGTGCCGACCACCCCGGGGAAGGTGGCGTAGCCGCCGCCCACGTTCGACCCGATGATCTGGCCGTGCTTGTTGGCGTGGGTGCCCAGCGCGATGTGCCGGGTCGTGCCCGACACCAGGTCCAGCACCTCCACACAGTCGCCGCCCG is from Streptomyces sp. NBC_00370 and encodes:
- the hemE gene encoding uroporphyrinogen decarboxylase, yielding MSVNDRPSGQPTKPPVSHNSPFLRACRREPVPHTPVWFMRQAGRSLPEYLKVREGIPMLESCTRPELVTEITLQPVRRHKVDAAVYYSDIVVPLKAIGLDLDIKPGVGPVVADPIRSRADLDRLRDLTPDDVSYVTEAIGMLTAELGETPLIGFAGAPFTLASYLIEGGPSRTYERTKAMMYGDPELWADLVDRLADITGAFLKVQVEAGASAVQLFDSWAGALAPADYERHVMPASAKVFDTIAPYGVPRIHFGVGTGELLKLMGDAGADVVGVDWRVSLDEAARRVGPGKALQGNLDPTVLYAPTEVVEEKTREVLEAAAGLEGHVFNLGHGVLPTMDPDALTRLTEYVHTRTAH